A region from the Nitrospiraceae bacterium genome encodes:
- a CDS encoding SGNH/GDSL hydrolase family protein: protein MPKGLKRALLYACYLLLVTIPLLEIGVRLWGYSEHHIHDPIYTSFEPSEDIPYIHKPNLMQVRARGLVFINTDGLGLRSKVPGMIYGSKQPQEYRIAIVGDSVTFGEGVPNTEETFTEVLEHMLNQQQSLLTVKVFNFGVSAYSVKEMAAVLQHRMVNIRPDLVVMAIIPPDLNLDRTPAIDSAGYLVGQKIASLLDSPVGEALRGIRLLYVLRDIASLWNSPPQYSDPLLSRGEIPDSYRYLRQFRETANQYGLSYLITLLPRMEEDAWGSLPDRLIQDGIRYLDLSYLGKEFTTEEYMASRFDRHPSPAVHRRIGEALALYVEHQPEFPQ from the coding sequence ATGCCAAAAGGATTGAAAAGAGCCCTGTTGTATGCTTGTTACCTGCTCCTTGTGACCATACCTCTACTGGAAATTGGGGTTAGACTCTGGGGGTATTCGGAGCATCACATTCATGATCCGATCTATACCTCATTTGAACCAAGCGAGGACATTCCCTACATACATAAACCTAATCTTATGCAAGTTAGAGCCCGAGGGCTTGTTTTCATTAACACGGATGGCCTGGGATTGCGCTCGAAAGTACCCGGAATGATCTATGGCTCCAAACAACCACAGGAATATCGAATCGCGATCGTGGGTGATTCCGTCACGTTTGGGGAGGGTGTTCCCAATACTGAAGAAACGTTCACCGAGGTTCTGGAACATATGCTGAATCAGCAACAAAGTCTCTTGACCGTGAAAGTGTTTAATTTCGGTGTATCGGCGTATAGCGTGAAAGAGATGGCCGCCGTGCTACAGCATCGTATGGTGAATATTCGACCGGATCTGGTTGTTATGGCGATCATTCCGCCTGATCTGAATCTCGACCGGACCCCCGCCATTGATTCTGCTGGTTACCTAGTTGGTCAAAAAATCGCAAGTCTTCTTGATTCTCCGGTTGGAGAAGCCTTAAGAGGAATTCGCCTTCTGTATGTGCTCCGGGATATAGCCTCGCTCTGGAATTCTCCACCTCAATATAGCGACCCCCTGCTTTCACGCGGAGAGATTCCTGACTCATACCGTTACCTTCGACAGTTCAGGGAGACAGCAAATCAATATGGTCTTTCCTACTTGATTACGCTTCTTCCACGAATGGAGGAAGATGCCTGGGGTTCTCTCCCTGACAGACTAATACAAGACGGTATCAGGTATCTTGATTTATCCTACCTAGGTAAAGAATTTACCACTGAAGAATATATGGCCAGTCGATTTGACCGGCATCCTTCTCCTGCGGTTCATCGTCGAATCGGGGAAGCATTAGCCCTGTATGTGGAACATCAACCAGAGTTTCCCCAGTGA
- a CDS encoding HAD family hydrolase → MKGAHQICAVLLDIDGTLYHQQSLRALMAFELSAAPFGLGSIREALRVWRILKCFRESREELRTMKDPDAPLESLQYSLVAERVSESPSEVEIVVREWMFRRPLKYLRICRRRGVKEFFQLGAERGLRMGVFSDYPVREKLQGLGIHAPLTVELCATDPEINAFKPNPKGFLYACRLWNLDPREVLYVGDRYEVDACGAEAAGMPYVIFSRRAPRAFDASAKTEYRSITNFRGLSDVIHSTTI, encoded by the coding sequence ATGAAAGGAGCTCACCAGATTTGTGCCGTTTTACTCGATATTGATGGGACGCTCTATCACCAGCAGTCTCTTCGTGCCCTGATGGCCTTTGAGTTGTCTGCTGCTCCGTTTGGATTAGGTTCTATTCGGGAAGCTCTGCGCGTCTGGAGAATTTTAAAATGTTTTCGGGAAAGCCGTGAGGAGTTACGAACCATGAAAGATCCCGATGCCCCATTGGAGAGTTTGCAATATTCCCTTGTTGCCGAACGAGTTAGTGAGAGTCCCAGTGAGGTGGAAATAGTGGTAAGGGAATGGATGTTCCGTCGTCCTTTGAAATATCTCAGGATCTGTCGGCGTCGTGGGGTGAAAGAATTTTTTCAGTTAGGGGCTGAGAGGGGTCTGCGCATGGGAGTCTTTTCTGATTACCCTGTAAGAGAAAAATTGCAAGGTTTAGGGATTCACGCTCCGTTAACGGTGGAATTATGCGCCACGGATCCGGAAATTAATGCCTTCAAACCTAATCCCAAGGGGTTTCTCTATGCCTGTCGCCTCTGGAATCTTGATCCCCGGGAAGTGTTATATGTCGGTGATCGGTATGAGGTCGATGCGTGTGGCGCCGAAGCTGCCGGCATGCCTTACGTTATATTTTCGCGCAGAGCGCCTCGCGCGTTTGACGCTAGTGCAAAAACAGAATATCGTTCGATTACTAATTTTAGAGGTCTTTCCGATGTTATCCACTCAACAACCATCTAA
- a CDS encoding glycosyltransferase family 2 protein, producing the protein MLDNERSGTGHNSEPVVSVLIVADHDTDRHAELADLRSCLQALAAQEVHEPVEFLLVETEERARKLPPDLLAELPGLKVIGVPKDATYEQKNAGAKVAQGKIIALLDADCIPVPGWLNSLITTFRSHPQYVAVSGRTMYEGKTATERCLSVLSRGFLDPGKEGPTRFISNNNSGFLRKIYERFPLPENEGPYAAQLQSAAMMRDGARFLFQPAMTVIHDFEGWSMERDIRCHIGWATIRIRQLDPGLRFSWLLRLGQASIPLFYIGRVIESLGTCFRVGQQYGLRLTDYPIALLLTFWIHFLEINGMLLAFRHQRVDKTKYR; encoded by the coding sequence ATGCTTGATAATGAGCGCTCTGGAACTGGCCACAATTCGGAGCCGGTAGTTAGTGTGCTGATTGTGGCCGACCATGACACAGATCGCCATGCAGAACTCGCGGATCTTCGCAGTTGCCTTCAAGCACTCGCCGCACAGGAAGTGCACGAACCCGTTGAGTTTCTGCTTGTCGAAACGGAAGAGCGTGCCCGAAAGCTTCCACCCGACTTGCTGGCCGAGTTACCTGGTTTAAAGGTGATCGGCGTGCCCAAAGATGCGACCTACGAGCAAAAGAACGCCGGCGCAAAGGTTGCCCAGGGTAAAATTATAGCTCTCTTGGATGCAGACTGCATTCCGGTTCCCGGGTGGCTGAACTCACTGATCACCACATTTCGGTCCCACCCCCAATATGTTGCAGTGAGCGGCCGCACCATGTATGAGGGCAAAACCGCCACAGAACGATGCCTTTCAGTCTTATCCCGCGGCTTTCTCGACCCAGGGAAAGAAGGCCCAACCCGGTTCATTTCGAATAACAACTCCGGTTTTCTCCGAAAGATTTACGAACGGTTTCCCCTCCCGGAAAATGAAGGCCCTTACGCAGCGCAACTACAGTCTGCTGCCATGATGAGGGACGGCGCCCGTTTTCTCTTTCAGCCAGCCATGACGGTAATACACGACTTTGAGGGCTGGTCAATGGAGCGCGATATTCGTTGCCATATCGGCTGGGCCACGATCCGTATCCGTCAGCTCGACCCCGGATTGCGATTCAGCTGGCTGCTACGGCTCGGACAGGCTTCAATTCCTTTATTTTATATAGGCAGAGTTATTGAGAGCTTGGGGACTTGTTTTCGAGTCGGCCAACAATACGGCCTGCGACTAACGGACTATCCAATCGCACTGCTCCTCACCTTTTGGATACATTTCCTCGAAATCAATGGCATGCTATTAGCATTCCGGCATCAGCGAGTAGACAAAACGAAATATCGCTGA
- a CDS encoding oligosaccharide flippase family protein: MSPLSSQPGRHLVDGTVRVFLAGLLFPLTGLITAGFLTRRLGTDGYGLLVLSATLFGWVELGINSFFARPAIKFIGEAKTWLPVGSTLIRLQFIAGVGGGVLLGLLSFPLAWLLGEPLLAPYLALYALHIPISSLAQAHQSILVGIGSFRQKAVTNAYRWIARLLLILFLVEMGLSVPGAILGSLGAALVELAISRRYVRPPLFGRIAIPTRPFYDFGILLCISSILFLIFSSMGLVMLKILGGTLEQAGIYGAAQNLSIIPGLFGTSFSPLLLSTVSRLLFEGKTDQAKSMGLGAMRIVVGLFPFGALIAGAAPEIVTLVFGQSFELAGPILAVLIMGAIAFVMVSVAVVIATASGAPLFTLYLSTPLVLLVVIGNLVMIPRFDALGAAVVTAMSQGIGALASVCAIYRLWAIFPPIGTLWRSAVISVLAYTLAVMWPTAGLLLMIKIVSIGGVIILAYLVLWEFSSDEIALARSFVTRRRVPIEQRNER; the protein is encoded by the coding sequence GTGAGTCCCTTATCGTCACAACCAGGCCGTCATCTTGTTGATGGGACAGTCCGAGTCTTTCTCGCCGGGCTGCTGTTTCCCCTAACGGGACTCATTACCGCAGGGTTCCTCACCCGACGGCTTGGAACGGATGGCTATGGCTTATTGGTACTCTCTGCAACCTTGTTTGGATGGGTGGAGCTCGGGATCAACTCGTTTTTTGCTCGTCCGGCGATTAAGTTTATAGGGGAAGCGAAAACCTGGCTTCCAGTTGGAAGCACCCTCATCCGGTTGCAATTCATTGCAGGGGTTGGCGGAGGGGTGTTACTGGGTCTGCTCTCGTTTCCCCTTGCCTGGCTGCTCGGCGAACCGCTGCTTGCACCGTATCTCGCCCTCTATGCCCTCCACATTCCCATCAGTAGCCTGGCTCAAGCCCACCAGAGCATCCTCGTGGGAATTGGTAGTTTTCGGCAGAAAGCCGTGACCAATGCCTACCGTTGGATTGCCAGGCTGCTGTTGATTCTGTTCCTGGTTGAAATGGGACTTTCTGTGCCTGGCGCAATACTGGGAAGCCTTGGGGCGGCCCTTGTCGAACTCGCTATCAGCCGTCGATATGTTAGGCCTCCCCTTTTTGGCCGGATTGCCATTCCCACTCGCCCATTTTATGACTTTGGTATTCTGCTGTGTATCTCATCCATCTTGTTTCTTATTTTTTCCAGCATGGGCTTAGTTATGCTGAAAATTCTAGGGGGAACACTGGAGCAGGCAGGAATCTATGGTGCGGCCCAGAATTTGTCGATCATACCTGGTTTGTTCGGGACGTCCTTTTCTCCATTATTGCTTTCGACAGTGAGCCGCTTGCTTTTTGAGGGAAAAACTGATCAGGCCAAAAGTATGGGGTTGGGTGCAATGAGAATAGTTGTAGGTTTATTCCCGTTTGGAGCCCTCATTGCAGGCGCCGCTCCTGAAATCGTCACATTGGTGTTTGGTCAGTCTTTCGAGCTTGCTGGTCCAATCCTGGCGGTGTTGATTATGGGAGCCATCGCGTTTGTTATGGTCTCGGTAGCCGTGGTCATTGCGACGGCTTCAGGTGCTCCATTATTCACCTTGTATTTAAGTACCCCGCTGGTCCTGCTGGTGGTGATCGGGAACCTGGTGATGATTCCCAGATTCGATGCCCTGGGCGCTGCCGTGGTGACAGCCATGAGTCAGGGAATTGGTGCCCTCGCTTCCGTATGTGCGATCTATCGGCTTTGGGCAATTTTCCCACCAATTGGTACATTGTGGCGTAGTGCCGTCATCAGCGTGCTGGCCTATACCCTGGCAGTGATGTGGCCAACCGCGGGCCTTCTGCTCATGATTAAGATTGTTTCTATTGGAGGGGTGATTATCCTGGCATATCTGGTTTTGTGGGAATTCAGTAGCGACGAAATTGCACTCGCACGTTCGTTTGTCACACGAAGAAGGGTACCTATCGAACAACGGAATGAAAGGTAA
- a CDS encoding UbiA prenyltransferase family protein, which translates to MLSTQQPSNFFPVLWPYVQIARIDHWFKNVFMILGIVLALFYEPELFAWASLPPLLLAVAATCLIASSNYVVNELLDAPYDRLHPVKKDRPVPSGKVKTGWAWMEWFLLGASGMILAFSLNAYFGFTALVFLLSGLIYNIPPIRTKELPYLDVLSEALNNPIRLLLGWFALVTNSIPPLSLVLAYWMVGAFFMATKRFAEYRRIGDPIRAQGYRKSFGYYTENRLLLSMFFYAMACSFVSGIFLVRYHMELILFVPIGAGFLTYYLKVGLLEDSPVQNPEKLYKEGGFVLYVVLSTLLFLLLMFSEIPFLYELFNVNPAIIPPLWTIGGK; encoded by the coding sequence ATGTTATCCACTCAACAACCATCTAACTTTTTTCCGGTACTCTGGCCTTATGTCCAGATTGCTCGGATCGACCATTGGTTTAAAAATGTCTTTATGATTCTGGGTATCGTGCTGGCCCTGTTTTATGAGCCGGAACTTTTTGCCTGGGCTAGTCTTCCTCCTTTGCTTCTGGCTGTGGCAGCTACCTGTTTGATTGCCTCCAGTAATTATGTGGTGAACGAGCTTCTTGATGCGCCTTATGACCGTCTCCATCCAGTGAAAAAGGACCGCCCCGTTCCTTCTGGGAAGGTTAAAACAGGATGGGCCTGGATGGAGTGGTTTTTACTAGGGGCTTCAGGGATGATTCTCGCCTTTTCTCTCAATGCGTATTTTGGGTTCACAGCCCTGGTTTTTTTGTTGAGCGGTCTTATTTACAATATCCCTCCGATACGGACGAAAGAACTACCTTATTTAGATGTTCTTTCTGAAGCGCTGAATAATCCGATTCGATTATTGCTTGGTTGGTTTGCACTTGTCACCAATAGCATTCCCCCACTTTCCCTGGTGTTGGCATACTGGATGGTCGGCGCATTTTTCATGGCCACCAAGCGATTTGCCGAGTATCGACGTATTGGTGATCCGATACGTGCCCAGGGGTATCGAAAGTCATTCGGGTATTACACAGAAAATCGTCTATTGCTGAGTATGTTTTTTTATGCGATGGCCTGTTCCTTTGTGTCTGGAATATTTCTGGTCCGGTATCACATGGAGCTAATTCTCTTTGTCCCTATAGGTGCGGGGTTTTTGACGTATTATCTTAAAGTTGGTTTGCTGGAGGATAGCCCCGTTCAAAATCCAGAAAAATTATACAAGGAAGGTGGGTTTGTTCTGTATGTTGTATTGAGCACATTGCTCTTTCTCCTGCTCATGTTTTCTGAGATCCCGTTTTTGTATGAGTTGTTTAATGTGAATCCAGCCATCATTCCACCTCTTTGGACCATTGGTGGAAAGTAA
- a CDS encoding alkaline phosphatase family protein — protein MIAAISLEAPSLPLIRQLIADNRMPHLAALQREGEVVNLDPPFLDGAVYATLYTGQHLSEHGIYSLFTWSPPEQRLRLSHELLSNDTLFRRLDRAGKRVLAIDPPEHPIQELANGIVVSGCQFRSRVHLAQWSRPPSLGMELSKYLGKTPRGEETFGQPSQHHLLHLRKILLQAPSRLASGVERLMKEKTPDVLWLHMAAIHLAGHQLWDTTSVDVIGQSSTGKSLLEHSLIDVYLAADAALGRIIKILPDKADLLVFWAKGMGPESCRSDLLSEMLERILAPPSTVHTSSGNDILTKLRAFIPTSFRSKVADALPDSLSLQLTARLGTMGKDWNAVRAFSLPSDGPGLVRLNIRGRERNGIITESEAKVLCDEIAEGLRTFSDIDGKACIAGIERPGDHLPPGHKLDRLPDLVIRWTAEQSTNLRGVASPVYGTILRGGAGSGRSGNHVPGAGAIIVPRSGTYQAINGRNPHLVDLSATVCEAAGVPHKDLPGQSFLAYR, from the coding sequence ATGATTGCGGCCATCTCTTTGGAGGCCCCATCGCTGCCCCTCATCCGTCAGTTAATCGCTGACAACCGAATGCCGCATCTCGCGGCTCTTCAACGAGAAGGCGAGGTTGTCAACCTCGACCCCCCATTTCTCGATGGAGCGGTTTACGCCACCCTCTATACCGGCCAGCATCTGTCGGAGCACGGAATTTACTCCTTGTTTACCTGGTCTCCTCCCGAGCAAAGGCTCCGATTGTCTCACGAACTTCTGTCAAATGACACTCTGTTCCGACGCCTGGACCGGGCAGGGAAACGAGTCCTTGCTATCGATCCCCCCGAACATCCCATCCAAGAACTGGCCAACGGTATTGTGGTAAGTGGATGCCAGTTTCGATCACGCGTCCACTTGGCTCAGTGGTCGCGTCCTCCGAGCTTGGGCATGGAACTTTCGAAATATCTTGGCAAGACACCAAGAGGTGAGGAAACCTTTGGACAGCCATCGCAGCACCACCTCCTCCACCTGCGTAAAATCCTCCTGCAAGCGCCCAGCCGCCTAGCTAGCGGGGTTGAACGATTAATGAAAGAGAAAACTCCCGATGTCCTGTGGTTGCATATGGCTGCCATCCACCTAGCGGGGCACCAGCTTTGGGATACAACCTCCGTCGATGTCATCGGGCAGTCATCAACGGGAAAGAGCCTGCTGGAACACTCCTTAATTGACGTATATCTTGCGGCCGACGCAGCACTGGGGCGAATAATCAAAATTTTACCCGACAAGGCAGATCTACTCGTGTTCTGGGCCAAGGGTATGGGCCCCGAGTCATGTCGGTCCGATCTTCTTTCCGAGATGTTGGAACGGATTCTGGCCCCCCCCTCCACGGTCCACACGTCTTCAGGGAATGACATTTTGACGAAGCTGCGTGCCTTTATCCCCACCTCCTTTCGTTCTAAAGTCGCGGATGCATTACCGGATTCACTTTCGCTCCAACTCACAGCTCGACTGGGAACGATGGGGAAAGACTGGAACGCGGTACGGGCCTTTTCGCTACCTTCAGACGGACCTGGATTGGTTCGGCTCAACATCCGCGGGCGCGAGCGGAATGGGATTATCACCGAATCCGAAGCAAAAGTGCTATGCGACGAGATCGCTGAGGGACTCAGAACCTTTAGCGACATCGATGGGAAAGCGTGCATTGCGGGTATTGAAAGACCCGGAGACCATTTACCTCCCGGGCACAAACTAGATAGGCTTCCCGATCTGGTTATTCGATGGACTGCTGAACAATCTACGAACCTTCGTGGCGTGGCTTCCCCGGTATACGGCACAATCTTGCGCGGAGGCGCGGGGTCAGGGCGGTCGGGTAATCACGTACCCGGCGCCGGCGCAATCATCGTCCCACGATCAGGAACCTATCAGGCGATCAATGGCAGAAACCCACATTTGGTTGATCTAAGTGCGACGGTCTGTGAAGCAGCGGGCGTGCCCCACAAGGACCTTCCCGGCCAGTCTTTTCTGGCATATCGATGA
- a CDS encoding glycosyltransferase translates to MAKFFIASLVDPASHPGGAGTYTRGLLGALARTHVVNLVAPLHPPPGPWYRSRQVMSLARSYISELPALPLFTRQPEFRLRIRKISRSQHFDAALINGGDMLWAAKELPPEIPIVLIAHNLEHQVLTQKLANYPLLSHVLKREIIKQRLYEIEGFRRSRGVIFLSTTEMAWGCTQVPGLRALHVPPMFTNPPIARQPKPDSHLRLGFLADFAWWPNRQSWKWLMDRILPKVGRPITVHVFGRQSDQIPTRGRVISHGFVQNLSEVWEQVDIMICPIHEGAGVNIKLAESLYNRMPVLATTMAVRGLECPSGPGLTIMDSADEWVAFLSSSQADLLAAEMPSEDISRQFSPARHREKLEKFLTEVTRGDPR, encoded by the coding sequence ATGGCCAAGTTTTTCATTGCTTCGCTGGTTGACCCGGCTTCGCACCCGGGTGGTGCAGGCACCTACACGCGCGGACTCCTTGGCGCGCTGGCGCGCACCCATGTGGTCAATTTGGTAGCTCCTCTCCATCCGCCCCCAGGCCCATGGTATCGGTCGCGCCAAGTAATGTCGTTGGCCCGGTCATACATTTCTGAACTTCCAGCGTTGCCATTGTTTACACGTCAGCCCGAGTTTAGGCTGAGAATTCGCAAAATCTCACGGTCCCAGCATTTCGATGCGGCGTTGATCAACGGCGGCGACATGCTATGGGCCGCCAAGGAATTACCACCAGAAATCCCCATCGTGCTCATCGCGCATAATCTGGAGCACCAGGTGCTGACTCAAAAACTGGCCAACTACCCACTCCTTTCACATGTCCTCAAACGAGAAATTATCAAGCAACGCCTTTATGAGATCGAGGGGTTCCGTCGCTCTCGAGGGGTTATATTTCTTTCGACAACTGAAATGGCTTGGGGTTGCACCCAGGTCCCAGGCCTGCGGGCTCTTCATGTTCCGCCGATGTTTACCAATCCTCCTATAGCACGTCAGCCCAAGCCCGACAGCCATCTACGGCTGGGATTCCTTGCCGATTTCGCATGGTGGCCCAATCGCCAAAGTTGGAAGTGGCTCATGGATAGGATTCTTCCCAAGGTGGGCCGCCCTATCACGGTTCACGTCTTTGGGCGACAGAGCGACCAGATACCCACTCGTGGCAGAGTTATTTCTCATGGCTTTGTCCAAAATCTCAGTGAGGTATGGGAACAGGTCGATATCATGATTTGCCCCATTCACGAAGGTGCCGGTGTGAACATCAAACTTGCGGAAAGCCTATACAATCGAATGCCGGTTCTTGCGACCACCATGGCAGTACGCGGCCTTGAATGCCCATCCGGACCTGGCCTGACGATCATGGATAGTGCTGATGAATGGGTTGCCTTCTTAAGTTCGTCCCAGGCTGATCTGCTCGCCGCCGAAATGCCATCGGAGGATATAAGCCGACAATTTTCTCCCGCCCGCCATAGAGAAAAGCTGGAAAAGTTCCTCACGGAGGTAACCCGAGGTGACCCGAGGTGA
- a CDS encoding glycosyltransferase family 4 protein, with amino-acid sequence MKRIKVLFVYIGFYRDAGAEQTPLGLAEELDRERFSFEMVTLMPTTSTIGAAVKATGCTIHELGLGIPRLTEPIGIIKVIKALYQIFRRIRPDIVQTQSGFCNVWARLAAKLAQVPVIIATLNFGGEPKPRWYMWPVMRAMHHWLATSTDAYVCVAEHLVKEQLQPYEWDRAEIIDGFFDLNRFLAGRTDLPEIQALTDPSHPVLGIVARLEHDKGHKVAIAAMRKIVDAVPGARLKIVGAGSLEQELRDQVAALKLSEYVEFTGHRTQICEIMSTMDLLVIPSYNEAFARVALESIAAGVPLLGSCSGAFPRILENGKYGELIAPADPDALAEAAINIIANPAPALVKLKEARTTVLRRYTKEESARRYASLYLRLAGNSSVKIAKNSSK; translated from the coding sequence ATGAAAAGAATAAAGGTATTGTTTGTCTATATTGGTTTTTATCGGGATGCCGGAGCGGAACAAACCCCACTGGGTCTTGCCGAGGAACTTGATCGGGAGCGCTTCAGTTTTGAGATGGTGACCTTGATGCCGACCACCTCCACAATCGGCGCTGCGGTAAAGGCAACCGGCTGTACCATCCACGAACTCGGACTGGGCATTCCTCGCCTCACAGAACCGATCGGCATCATCAAGGTTATCAAAGCCCTTTATCAGATATTTCGCCGAATCAGACCTGACATTGTTCAGACGCAATCAGGTTTTTGCAACGTGTGGGCCCGTCTAGCGGCCAAATTGGCGCAGGTTCCCGTGATCATTGCGACTCTAAACTTTGGTGGGGAGCCAAAACCGCGATGGTATATGTGGCCGGTTATGCGTGCCATGCATCACTGGTTGGCGACGAGCACCGACGCCTACGTCTGTGTCGCTGAGCATTTGGTGAAGGAACAGTTACAGCCCTACGAATGGGATCGTGCCGAAATCATCGATGGCTTTTTCGACCTGAATCGTTTTCTTGCCGGCCGTACCGATTTGCCTGAAATCCAAGCCCTAACCGATCCCTCCCATCCAGTACTCGGCATTGTCGCAAGGCTCGAACACGATAAGGGGCATAAGGTGGCAATCGCGGCCATGCGAAAAATCGTTGACGCGGTACCCGGCGCTCGCCTCAAGATTGTCGGTGCCGGCAGCTTGGAACAAGAACTCAGGGATCAAGTGGCGGCGCTAAAACTCTCGGAATACGTCGAGTTTACCGGGCACCGAACTCAGATTTGCGAGATCATGTCCACTATGGACCTGCTGGTGATCCCTTCATATAACGAAGCGTTCGCCAGGGTGGCGTTGGAATCGATTGCCGCCGGGGTACCGTTATTAGGAAGTTGCAGCGGCGCATTTCCCCGAATTCTTGAAAACGGGAAATACGGCGAGTTGATCGCCCCAGCTGACCCTGATGCGTTGGCAGAAGCGGCAATCAACATAATCGCTAACCCTGCCCCAGCATTGGTTAAGTTAAAAGAAGCTCGAACTACGGTGCTCAGGCGATATACCAAAGAGGAAAGTGCACGGCGATATGCTAGTCTTTATCTGCGTTTAGCAGGAAATTCTTCGGTAAAAATTGCGAAAAATTCCAGTAAATAA